One Sphingomicrobium sp. XHP0239 DNA segment encodes these proteins:
- the rplK gene encoding 50S ribosomal protein L11, translating into MAKKISGYIKLQVPAGVANPSPPIGPALGQRGVNIMEFCKAFNAATQDLEKNMPIPTTITVYADRSFSFTTKTPPASFLLKRAAKLKKGASAPGTDIAGTIKRSKVREIAEQKMADLNANDLDQATKIIEGSARSMGLEVVEG; encoded by the coding sequence ATGGCCAAGAAGATCAGCGGCTATATCAAGCTGCAGGTGCCAGCCGGCGTCGCCAACCCCTCCCCGCCCATCGGGCCGGCGCTGGGTCAGCGCGGTGTCAACATCATGGAATTCTGCAAGGCCTTCAACGCCGCCACGCAGGATCTGGAAAAGAACATGCCGATCCCCACGACCATCACGGTCTATGCGGATCGCAGCTTCTCGTTCACGACTAAGACCCCGCCCGCCAGCTTCCTCTTGAAGCGTGCCGCCAAGCTGAAGAAGGGTGCGAGCGCGCCCGGTACCGACATTGCCGGCACCATCAAGCGTTCGAAAGTTCGCGAGATCGCCGAGCAGAAGATGGCCGATCTCAATGCCAACGATCTCGATCAGGCGACCAAGATCATCGAGGGCAGCGCGCGCTCGATGGGTCTCGAAGTGGTGGAGGGCTAA
- the rplA gene encoding 50S ribosomal protein L1 translates to MAKKLTKKQQAQYKLVDNEEIYGVDQAIKLLKECATAKFDETVEVSMNLGVDPRHSDQMVRGVVAMPNGTGKTLKVAVFAKGDKAAEAEAAGADKVGAEDLMEDMQNGNLDYDRVIATPDMMGVVGRLGKVLGPKGLMPNPKLGTVTPNPAEAVKNAKAGEVQYRAEKNGIVHAGIGKASFEEAKLRENFDAFVGAIMKAKPSGAKGRYVQKVAITSTMGPGLKLDLADIEGTQAAKEAS, encoded by the coding sequence ATGGCGAAGAAACTCACCAAGAAGCAGCAGGCGCAGTACAAGCTCGTCGACAACGAGGAAATCTATGGCGTCGATCAGGCGATCAAGCTGTTGAAGGAATGCGCCACCGCCAAGTTCGACGAGACCGTCGAAGTCTCGATGAACCTGGGCGTCGATCCGCGCCACTCGGACCAGATGGTCCGCGGCGTCGTCGCCATGCCCAACGGCACCGGCAAGACGCTGAAGGTCGCGGTGTTTGCCAAGGGCGACAAGGCTGCCGAAGCCGAAGCCGCCGGCGCGGACAAGGTCGGCGCCGAAGATCTCATGGAAGACATGCAGAACGGCAACCTCGATTATGACCGCGTCATCGCAACGCCGGACATGATGGGTGTCGTCGGTCGCCTCGGTAAGGTGCTGGGTCCCAAGGGCCTGATGCCGAACCCGAAGCTCGGCACGGTCACGCCGAACCCGGCCGAAGCCGTCAAGAACGCCAAGGCCGGCGAAGTCCAGTATCGCGCCGAGAAGAACGGTATCGTTCACGCGGGCATCGGCAAGGCCAGCTTCGAGGAAGCCAAGCTGCGCGAGAATTTCGACGCCTTCGTCGGCGCGATCATGAAGGCCAAGCCTTCGGGTGCCAAGGGCCGCTACGTGCAGAAGGTCGCGATCACCTCGACCATGGGTCCGGGCCTCAAGCTCGACCTCGCAGACATCGAAGGCACGCAGGCGGCCAAGGAAGCAAGCTAG
- a CDS encoding potassium channel family protein produces MSARNKHQKPVLVIGLGRFGGAVALTLERMGQEVMGVDIDPGPVAAFSRELTQTVEADCTTLSTLERLGAADFEVAVVAIGSSIEASVLTVLALSDLGLTNIWAKATNDNHARILERTGAQHVVFPEQSMGKRVAHLLNERLLDFIAFDDEFAIARLRAPEPLVGRALEASACRQRFSVTVVGVKREAENFIHAVPETIIDADDELVVSGRIADIEGFAAI; encoded by the coding sequence TTGTCGGCTAGAAACAAGCATCAGAAACCCGTTCTCGTCATCGGTCTCGGCCGCTTCGGAGGCGCCGTCGCGCTGACGCTCGAGCGCATGGGGCAGGAAGTGATGGGGGTCGACATCGACCCGGGCCCGGTCGCCGCCTTCTCGCGCGAATTGACGCAGACGGTCGAGGCCGACTGCACCACTCTTTCAACGCTCGAACGCCTCGGTGCCGCCGACTTCGAAGTCGCGGTCGTCGCCATCGGCAGCAGTATCGAAGCCAGCGTGCTGACCGTGCTCGCTTTGTCCGATCTGGGACTGACGAATATCTGGGCCAAGGCGACCAACGACAATCATGCCCGCATTCTCGAACGCACGGGCGCACAGCATGTCGTTTTTCCCGAACAGTCGATGGGCAAGCGCGTCGCGCACCTGCTCAACGAACGGCTCCTCGATTTCATTGCCTTCGACGACGAATTCGCCATCGCCCGACTGCGCGCGCCCGAACCCCTTGTCGGCCGCGCCCTCGAAGCCTCCGCTTGTCGCCAGCGCTTCTCCGTGACGGTCGTGGGAGTGAAGCGCGAAGCGGAGAATTTTATCCACGCGGTGCCCGAGACCATCATCGACGCCGACGACGAGCTCGTCGTGTCGGGTCGGATCGCGGACATCGAGGGCTTCGCCGCGATCTGA
- a CDS encoding ArnT family glycosyltransferase: MTTTTRAATDRRRDAIAMIGIAIVVLVLRLPLHSIAVLSVDESAYMLVARDLLDGVWPFAGNFDHKPVGIYYHYAVAMGLGGEDPSSIRWLTTIAALVSALVLFWMARALAQLPLFFAVTVAIVWSFASFGLEGFSANTEMIIAPYLIGWIATFLAFARGHAGFVNSVLLSGAFAGVAVQINYLGGPLLACLYVAALVGAPRAGLKWALASGSVSILVALLQWLPLIVAGTLPNYLLLQAEFLFNYQGTADRVAWDAVLPPLLGQLLPLLVIVLVALVLLRPGRDQRDFVVIGSGATIGGLGAALTSFHLYAHYFYLVLPGLFILAIALLAAAEGTHRRLFAYALIAAGIPGLLIVLGELDRGYTMPTPEQLTADPGIDRNRAVAAHYRPVIPAGSTGYVVCDQPALYLLLDLEDVTDTPFWILHLYPFLERIDAAEEVAFIRAEQPEFLLIGTSCTPAAEALVRSAFADYRRADEYLNVELWTAPQARLN, encoded by the coding sequence ATGACCACGACGACGCGCGCCGCGACTGACCGACGCCGCGACGCGATCGCGATGATCGGTATCGCCATCGTCGTTCTGGTTCTTCGCCTCCCCCTGCATTCCATCGCCGTCTTGAGCGTCGACGAGAGCGCCTACATGCTCGTCGCACGCGATCTGCTCGATGGCGTCTGGCCCTTTGCCGGCAATTTCGATCACAAGCCCGTCGGCATCTACTATCATTACGCTGTCGCGATGGGATTGGGAGGCGAGGACCCGTCCAGTATCCGCTGGCTCACCACGATCGCCGCGCTCGTCAGCGCACTCGTGCTTTTCTGGATGGCGAGGGCTCTGGCGCAATTGCCGCTGTTTTTCGCGGTCACGGTGGCGATTGTGTGGAGCTTCGCAAGTTTCGGGCTCGAAGGCTTCTCTGCCAATACCGAAATGATCATCGCGCCTTACCTTATCGGCTGGATCGCGACTTTTCTCGCCTTCGCCAGAGGGCACGCCGGTTTCGTGAATAGCGTGCTGTTGTCAGGCGCGTTCGCCGGCGTTGCAGTGCAGATCAACTACTTGGGAGGTCCGCTACTCGCCTGCCTCTACGTGGCAGCGTTGGTCGGCGCGCCGCGCGCCGGACTAAAGTGGGCGCTCGCGTCGGGAAGCGTGTCGATCCTCGTCGCGCTGTTGCAATGGCTCCCGCTGATCGTGGCGGGGACGCTACCGAACTACCTTCTGCTGCAAGCCGAATTCCTGTTCAATTATCAGGGCACTGCCGACCGGGTCGCGTGGGATGCCGTTCTTCCCCCGCTTCTGGGGCAGCTGCTCCCGCTGCTCGTCATCGTCCTTGTCGCCCTTGTCCTGCTTAGACCCGGCCGCGATCAACGCGACTTCGTCGTCATCGGGTCAGGAGCGACGATCGGTGGACTGGGTGCCGCACTGACATCCTTCCACCTCTACGCCCATTATTTCTATCTCGTGCTGCCCGGTCTCTTCATCCTCGCCATCGCGCTGCTCGCGGCCGCCGAAGGGACTCACCGCCGCCTCTTCGCCTATGCCTTGATCGCCGCGGGCATTCCCGGCCTTCTCATCGTACTGGGCGAGCTCGACCGCGGATACACCATGCCGACGCCAGAGCAGCTGACCGCCGATCCTGGGATCGACCGCAACCGCGCCGTCGCCGCGCATTACCGACCCGTCATTCCAGCGGGCAGCACCGGATACGTCGTTTGCGACCAGCCCGCGCTCTACCTCCTCCTCGACTTGGAGGACGTCACTGACACGCCCTTCTGGATCCTCCACCTCTATCCCTTCCTCGAGCGCATCGATGCCGCCGAGGAAGTCGCGTTCATCCGCGCGGAACAACCCGAATTCCTCCTCATCGGCACCAGCTGCACGCCCGCTGCCGAAGCCCTCGTGCGCAGCGCCTTTGCCGATTACCGAAGGGCGGACGAATATCTCAATGTGGAATTGTGGACCGCTCCCCAAGCCCGCTTGAACTGA
- a CDS encoding fatty acyl-AMP ligase produces the protein MLDTATRTQDDLAPEGTTPTRDDLPRRIADFATLGEALDYAAGGRRGMNFHDARGTLTRSYPYAELRQDALDHARRFMALGLQPGDRVALVAETNPDFAAAFFGAVYAGLWPVPLPLPTSFGGRDAYTEQLTVMLTSSDPQLFLYPEEMASFTTDAADGRGVPHRSWESLQQVEAGDDALPAADPDAIAYLQYSSGSTRFPHGVAVTHRQLLENLRAHGLGLNVEEIDTDRCVSWLPWYHDMGLVGCMLSPMANQLSADYMKTEDFARRPLTWLDLISRNPGTTLSYSPTFGYDICARRISSKTKAEDRFDLTRWRIAGNGADMIRPDVMQSFVDAYADAGFDPKAFCPSYGLAEATLAVSLMPPGEGIRMELVEEEKLAGSAPAPGGEDRPQRYRAIVNCGKAVEGMEIAIRDADDRILADRQVGRVLVRGGSVMTGYFRDEESTKACLSEDGWLDTGDMGYLSDDYIFIVGRAKDMIIINGRNHWPQDIEWAVEQLPGFKSGDIAAFALTTETGEELPAVLVHCRVSDVDERGKLKDDIKERVRSITGISPIVELVPPRSLPRTSSGKLSRVKARNMYVSGEIQPVDMAA, from the coding sequence TTGCTCGACACTGCCACCCGTACCCAAGACGATCTCGCGCCCGAAGGCACCACGCCGACGCGCGACGATCTGCCGCGGCGGATTGCCGACTTCGCCACGTTGGGCGAGGCGCTGGACTATGCCGCCGGGGGACGGCGCGGCATGAACTTCCACGATGCGCGTGGAACGCTGACACGCTCGTATCCTTATGCGGAACTGCGCCAGGACGCGCTCGATCATGCCCGGCGCTTCATGGCGCTCGGCCTTCAGCCGGGTGATCGCGTCGCGCTGGTCGCCGAAACCAATCCGGATTTCGCCGCCGCTTTCTTCGGCGCGGTCTATGCGGGGTTGTGGCCGGTGCCGCTGCCGCTTCCGACCAGTTTCGGCGGGCGGGATGCCTACACCGAACAATTGACCGTGATGCTGACCAGCAGCGATCCGCAGCTCTTTCTGTACCCGGAGGAAATGGCAAGCTTTACGACTGACGCCGCCGACGGTCGCGGCGTACCGCATCGTAGCTGGGAATCGCTCCAGCAGGTCGAGGCCGGCGACGACGCGTTGCCGGCGGCCGACCCCGACGCCATCGCCTATCTCCAGTACAGTTCGGGCTCGACCCGTTTCCCGCACGGCGTCGCGGTCACCCATCGCCAATTGCTCGAAAATCTTCGGGCGCATGGGCTCGGCCTCAACGTCGAGGAGATCGACACCGACCGCTGTGTCAGCTGGTTGCCGTGGTATCATGACATGGGGCTGGTCGGCTGCATGCTGTCGCCGATGGCGAACCAATTGTCCGCCGACTACATGAAGACCGAGGACTTCGCGCGTCGCCCGCTGACCTGGCTCGATCTTATCAGCCGCAATCCCGGCACGACCCTCTCCTATTCGCCGACCTTCGGCTACGACATCTGCGCGCGGCGTATCTCGTCCAAGACCAAGGCCGAGGATCGTTTCGACCTCACCCGCTGGCGCATCGCAGGCAACGGCGCCGACATGATCCGCCCCGACGTGATGCAGAGTTTCGTCGACGCCTACGCCGACGCGGGCTTCGACCCGAAGGCGTTCTGCCCCAGCTATGGCCTCGCCGAAGCCACGCTCGCGGTCAGTCTGATGCCGCCGGGCGAAGGCATTCGCATGGAACTGGTCGAGGAAGAAAAGCTTGCCGGCAGCGCCCCTGCCCCGGGTGGCGAGGATCGTCCCCAGCGTTACCGCGCCATCGTCAATTGCGGCAAGGCGGTCGAGGGCATGGAGATCGCCATCCGCGATGCCGACGATCGCATTCTTGCCGATCGCCAGGTGGGTCGCGTGCTGGTTCGCGGCGGCAGCGTCATGACCGGCTATTTCCGGGACGAGGAGTCGACCAAAGCCTGTCTCTCTGAAGACGGCTGGCTCGACACCGGCGATATGGGATACCTGTCCGACGACTATATCTTCATCGTCGGGCGCGCGAAGGACATGATCATCATCAACGGGCGCAACCATTGGCCGCAGGACATCGAATGGGCGGTCGAACAGCTTCCCGGCTTCAAGTCGGGCGACATCGCCGCTTTCGCGCTGACCACCGAAACGGGCGAGGAACTGCCCGCGGTACTGGTTCATTGCCGCGTGTCCGACGTCGATGAACGCGGCAAGCTGAAGGACGACATCAAGGAACGGGTTCGATCGATTACCGGCATATCGCCGATCGTCGAACTGGTCCCGCCGCGCAGCCTGCCCCGCACCAGTTCGGGCAAGCTCAGCCGCGTGAAGGCCCGCAACATGTATGTGTCGGGCGAAATCCAGCCGGTCGACATGGCGGCCTGA
- the secE gene encoding preprotein translocase subunit SecE — protein sequence MAKTNPGQFIREVRSETRKVVWPTRKETVQTAIMVMIMTTILAIFFLGIDTVFSSIVEFLIGLLG from the coding sequence GTGGCCAAGACCAACCCCGGACAGTTCATCCGCGAAGTGCGCAGCGAGACGCGCAAGGTCGTCTGGCCGACGCGCAAGGAAACGGTCCAAACCGCCATCATGGTGATGATCATGACCACCATCCTCGCGATCTTCTTCCTCGGCATCGACACGGTGTTTTCGAGCATCGTGGAATTTCTCATCGGCCTTCTCGGCTGA
- a CDS encoding DksA/TraR family C4-type zinc finger protein: MAGGWTRDGAVQDQIDDTVSDAVAAARARLAKGESLKECEVCGEDIPPRRREALPGVRTCVECQSGRDASIRHSAINRRGSKDSQLR, translated from the coding sequence ATGGCGGGCGGCTGGACGCGCGATGGCGCAGTGCAGGATCAGATCGACGATACGGTGAGCGATGCCGTCGCCGCCGCCCGCGCGCGTCTGGCGAAAGGCGAGAGCCTCAAGGAGTGCGAGGTATGCGGCGAGGACATCCCGCCGCGCCGCCGCGAGGCGTTGCCGGGCGTACGCACCTGTGTCGAATGCCAGTCCGGACGCGACGCGAGCATTCGGCACAGCGCCATCAACCGCCGGGGCTCCAAGGACAGCCAGCTGCGCTGA
- a CDS encoding M16 family metallopeptidase, protein MKSLLAAVSAATMAVAMPVTAVAQDAQVDLDVPRIDYEEWTLDNGLRVIAVHDESTPNVMTSMWYDIGSKLDPEGRSGFAHLFEHLLSRKTLNIPYNEISKMVANIGGTRNASNGADRTNYYEIVPAEYLERLLWTHAERMDRPVIDQDVFDIERDVVKEELRQRVLAPPYGRFQRFVLPENVYTNLPQRRPGIGSIEDLDSATLEDAHNFHAAYYGPDTATLIVAGNYDPAELRQLVDKYFAEIPARPNPIPLEITAEEAPIVPRTVTGSGPNVPLPVFGRAYLLPPVTDPTVAHMDLIAAILSRGENNRLDKALVKTGLSVGASAYAADSEERGAFYISATQASDATEPELTAAMDREIARLIADGVTEEELFEAKNEILASALSQRELFSSRAFTIGEALVQTGDPSFPDVYLDRIKAATTADLLAAARTYLAPSGELRLRYVNGEGDPSTWTNPAPMPEFRALPTASRQQYDAVLPEGERMEWPAPGEAPDYALPDIVEDELSNGMDLVTIDTGDTPIATMTLVVRTGSIVDSRDKAGLADMATALAEKGTSNASADQVAASLERLGANFSANAGLEGTRFSVTAPAGSFAEASAILARIVRDASFPQDEFDLLQSQTLDGLKVAFNDPGNIAGLLIRPVLFGEAAYGNVSGGTPTTVAALTRADVAQYARTYWQPSLSSIVVSGGVDTAEAKRVAEAAFGDWQDSGTVTLPTSLAGDPMPARTLVVDLPGTGQAAVYAVARGVTDEDPAYYPSILANAELGGSSTARLFEEIRVKRALSYGSYSGLSDYAESGLFTASAQTKNESAAEVAQILLAEIARIGREPLVDDVVEQRRTLLKGSFQRGIERSAGIGGAVASGLLEGKTPAEVLAYPERLDAVAAADTAQIGSFLTPNTVSIIIVGDADLFLDDLRAIRDDVEVIAAADLDLGAIGTMGGSE, encoded by the coding sequence ATGAAATCGCTGCTTGCCGCCGTATCCGCCGCCACGATGGCCGTTGCCATGCCCGTCACTGCCGTCGCACAGGACGCGCAGGTCGATCTCGACGTGCCGCGCATCGATTACGAAGAATGGACGCTCGACAATGGACTGCGCGTGATCGCGGTGCACGACGAGAGCACGCCCAACGTGATGACGAGCATGTGGTACGACATCGGTTCGAAGCTCGATCCCGAAGGGCGCAGCGGGTTCGCCCATCTGTTCGAGCATCTCCTCAGCCGTAAGACGCTCAATATTCCCTACAACGAGATCAGCAAGATGGTCGCCAACATCGGCGGCACGCGCAACGCGTCGAACGGGGCGGACCGGACCAACTATTACGAGATCGTTCCGGCCGAATATCTAGAACGGCTGTTGTGGACGCATGCGGAACGGATGGACCGTCCGGTGATCGACCAGGACGTGTTCGACATCGAGCGCGACGTCGTGAAGGAGGAGCTGCGCCAACGCGTTCTGGCCCCGCCCTACGGTCGCTTCCAGCGCTTCGTACTGCCGGAAAACGTCTACACCAATCTGCCCCAGCGGCGCCCGGGCATCGGGTCGATCGAGGATCTCGATTCCGCGACCCTCGAGGACGCGCACAATTTCCATGCGGCCTATTATGGGCCGGATACCGCGACGCTGATCGTGGCGGGCAATTACGATCCGGCCGAACTTCGGCAACTGGTCGATAAATATTTTGCCGAGATTCCCGCGCGGCCCAACCCCATTCCGCTGGAGATCACTGCCGAGGAGGCCCCGATCGTTCCCCGCACGGTGACGGGGTCGGGGCCCAATGTGCCGCTGCCGGTGTTCGGGCGCGCCTATCTGCTGCCGCCGGTGACCGATCCGACGGTGGCGCACATGGACCTGATCGCCGCGATCCTGTCGCGGGGGGAGAACAACCGGCTCGACAAGGCGCTGGTGAAGACCGGCCTGTCGGTTGGTGCGTCGGCCTATGCCGCCGACAGCGAGGAACGCGGCGCCTTCTACATCTCCGCCACACAGGCGAGCGATGCGACCGAGCCCGAACTGACCGCCGCGATGGACCGCGAGATCGCGCGGCTGATCGCGGACGGCGTGACCGAAGAAGAATTGTTCGAGGCGAAGAACGAAATTCTCGCCTCCGCGCTGTCGCAGCGCGAACTGTTCTCGAGCCGCGCCTTCACGATCGGCGAGGCCTTGGTCCAGACGGGCGATCCGTCCTTCCCCGATGTCTATCTCGATCGGATCAAGGCGGCGACGACCGCGGACCTGCTGGCCGCCGCACGGACCTATCTGGCGCCATCGGGTGAATTGCGGCTTCGCTACGTTAATGGCGAGGGCGATCCGTCGACCTGGACCAATCCCGCTCCAATGCCCGAATTTCGGGCTCTTCCGACCGCAAGCCGGCAGCAGTACGACGCGGTGCTGCCCGAAGGCGAGCGGATGGAATGGCCGGCGCCCGGCGAAGCGCCCGATTATGCGCTGCCCGACATCGTCGAGGACGAGCTGTCGAACGGCATGGACCTCGTCACCATCGACACCGGCGACACGCCGATCGCGACGATGACGCTGGTCGTGCGCACCGGTTCGATCGTCGACAGCCGGGACAAGGCAGGTCTGGCGGACATGGCGACCGCGCTGGCCGAGAAGGGGACAAGCAATGCCAGCGCGGACCAGGTTGCGGCCTCGCTCGAGCGACTGGGCGCCAACTTCTCCGCCAACGCGGGCCTCGAGGGCACGCGCTTCTCGGTCACCGCGCCCGCCGGGTCGTTCGCCGAGGCGAGTGCGATCCTGGCGCGGATCGTGCGCGACGCGAGTTTCCCGCAGGACGAATTCGATCTGCTTCAGAGCCAGACGCTGGACGGGCTCAAGGTGGCATTCAACGACCCGGGGAATATCGCAGGGCTTCTGATTCGCCCCGTGCTGTTCGGCGAAGCGGCCTATGGCAACGTGTCGGGCGGAACGCCGACGACGGTGGCCGCGCTGACCCGCGCCGACGTTGCGCAATACGCCCGGACCTACTGGCAGCCATCCTTGTCGAGCATCGTCGTGTCGGGCGGGGTCGATACCGCCGAAGCCAAGCGTGTCGCGGAAGCGGCGTTCGGCGATTGGCAGGATAGCGGCACGGTGACGTTGCCGACGAGCCTGGCGGGCGATCCCATGCCCGCGCGCACGCTCGTCGTCGATCTGCCCGGGACCGGACAGGCGGCGGTCTATGCGGTCGCGCGTGGCGTGACCGACGAGGATCCCGCTTATTATCCGAGCATCCTTGCCAATGCGGAGCTCGGCGGGTCGTCCACCGCGCGGCTGTTCGAGGAAATCCGCGTGAAGCGGGCGCTCTCCTACGGCTCCTATTCGGGGCTGTCGGACTATGCCGAGAGCGGGCTGTTCACCGCCAGCGCGCAGACCAAGAACGAAAGCGCCGCCGAAGTCGCACAGATCCTGTTGGCCGAAATTGCACGGATCGGCAGAGAACCGCTGGTTGACGACGTGGTCGAACAGCGTCGGACGTTGCTCAAGGGCAGTTTCCAGCGTGGGATCGAGCGCAGCGCGGGGATCGGCGGCGCGGTGGCGAGCGGACTTCTGGAAGGCAAGACGCCCGCCGAAGTGCTCGCTTATCCGGAGCGCCTCGATGCGGTCGCAGCGGCCGACACGGCACAGATCGGCAGCTTCCTCACGCCCAACACCGTGTCGATCATCATCGTCGGCGATGCCGACCTGTTCCTCGACGACCTTCGCGCCATCCGCGACGATGTCGAAGTCATTGCTGCGGCCGATCTCGACCTCGGCGCGATCGGTACGATGGGGGGGAGCGAATAA
- a CDS encoding TrkH family potassium uptake protein — translation MAALRDPIRLIPVLFLTLILIGTLLLSLPLASASGDRAPLLAAFFTATSAVSVTGLITVDTATYWSPFGQGVVLLLFQIGGFGIMTAATLFGLMAGRGVGLRERMATQIERNRLVDASTASVLKLVFLVTILVECSVALVLAARFAGAHDLSAGAAVWHGLFHSVSAFNNAGFSSFTDSVMSFQNDALILGPIMVAVVITALGFPVMYDLRRHRTRWRRWSLHSKITVAGTVALLVYGFASTLAGEWTNPDTLGPMGWGAKALNAAFHSVMPRTAGFNSLDVSAFRDETLMANYLLMFIGGGSAGTAGGIKITTFVVLFSIVLSEILGRRDAGIFERRFGREIERQALSVAVLAAALIFISAIYISSITRLDLADILFECISAFSTVGLSTGITAALPPSALVVLCVLMFVGRVGTITVATALALGTRERPYRYPEENPIVG, via the coding sequence ATGGCCGCGCTGCGCGATCCCATTCGCCTGATTCCTGTCCTGTTCCTGACGCTGATCTTGATCGGCACGCTACTGCTCAGCCTGCCGCTTGCCTCGGCGAGCGGCGACCGCGCGCCGCTGCTTGCAGCCTTCTTCACCGCCACCTCCGCCGTCTCGGTCACCGGGCTGATCACCGTCGATACCGCCACCTACTGGTCGCCGTTCGGACAGGGAGTTGTCCTTCTCCTGTTCCAGATCGGCGGGTTCGGCATCATGACCGCCGCGACATTGTTCGGACTGATGGCGGGCCGCGGTGTCGGTCTGCGCGAGCGTATGGCCACGCAGATCGAACGCAACCGCCTTGTCGACGCCAGCACCGCCTCGGTGCTCAAGCTCGTCTTTCTGGTCACGATACTCGTAGAATGCAGCGTGGCGCTCGTCCTAGCGGCGCGCTTCGCCGGTGCCCACGACCTGTCGGCAGGCGCGGCGGTCTGGCACGGACTCTTCCATTCGGTCAGCGCGTTCAACAACGCCGGATTTTCCAGCTTCACCGATAGCGTGATGAGTTTCCAGAACGACGCCCTCATTCTCGGTCCGATCATGGTCGCGGTCGTCATCACCGCCTTGGGCTTTCCTGTGATGTACGACCTGCGCCGCCACCGCACCCGTTGGCGCCGCTGGTCGCTGCACAGCAAGATCACCGTTGCCGGTACCGTCGCACTGCTTGTCTACGGTTTCGCTTCGACGCTGGCGGGCGAATGGACCAATCCCGATACGCTCGGCCCGATGGGGTGGGGCGCCAAGGCGCTCAACGCTGCCTTCCATTCGGTGATGCCCCGCACCGCCGGGTTCAACAGCCTCGACGTTTCCGCCTTCCGCGACGAGACGCTGATGGCGAACTATCTTCTGATGTTCATCGGCGGGGGCAGTGCCGGGACCGCGGGCGGGATCAAGATCACGACCTTCGTCGTCCTCTTCTCCATCGTCCTGTCGGAAATTCTCGGGCGGCGCGATGCGGGCATCTTCGAGCGCCGCTTCGGTCGCGAGATCGAACGGCAGGCACTATCGGTCGCGGTGCTCGCCGCCGCGCTCATCTTCATCAGCGCCATCTACATCTCCTCGATCACCCGCCTCGATCTGGCCGACATCCTGTTCGAATGCATTTCCGCCTTCTCGACCGTCGGTCTGTCGACGGGCATCACCGCGGCGCTTCCCCCCAGTGCGTTGGTGGTGTTGTGCGTCCTGATGTTCGTCGGCCGGGTGGGAACCATCACCGTGGCGACCGCGCTTGCTCTCGGCACGCGCGAGCGGCCTTATCGTTATCCGGAAGAGAACCCCATTGTCGGCTAG
- a CDS encoding ester cyclase: protein MGQEANRKCVERWGEEVATNQKYEVLDELLAPSFVDHDPAPDQGPGIEGLKDFFRSMHESFPNLKGEGKELVATDDYVTMRYTLSGTHKGEWKGAAPTGKSFEVAALQLAKFDDQGRCTERWGSTDELGIAQQLGVLEQIDKE from the coding sequence ATGGGCCAGGAAGCCAACCGCAAGTGCGTCGAACGCTGGGGCGAGGAAGTCGCCACCAACCAGAAGTACGAGGTGCTCGACGAATTGCTCGCCCCCTCGTTCGTCGATCATGATCCCGCGCCCGACCAGGGACCCGGCATCGAGGGACTGAAGGATTTTTTCCGTTCGATGCACGAGAGCTTCCCCAACCTGAAGGGCGAGGGAAAGGAACTGGTCGCCACCGACGACTACGTCACCATGCGCTATACGTTGTCGGGAACGCACAAGGGCGAATGGAAGGGCGCGGCGCCGACCGGCAAGAGCTTCGAGGTTGCCGCTTTGCAGCTGGCGAAGTTCGATGATCAGGGCCGCTGCACCGAACGGTGGGGCTCGACCGACGAACTGGGCATCGCGCAGCAACTCGGCGTGCTCGAACAGATCGACAAGGAGTAG
- the nusG gene encoding transcription termination/antitermination protein NusG has protein sequence MARWYIIHAYSGFEGKVKEAVLSEAKRLNLEEAVERVEVPTETITEIKRGKKVQSERKFMPGYVLAKLTMTDDVFHLVKNTPKVTGFLGLNGKPQPIPDAQANRMLDTKEETADAPKQKISVDYEIGDNVKVLDGPFASFTGIVEELNFERNVVKVSVSIFGRATPVELEFDQVELVK, from the coding sequence ATGGCACGCTGGTACATCATCCACGCTTATTCGGGTTTCGAAGGCAAGGTTAAGGAAGCCGTCCTCTCCGAGGCGAAGCGCCTGAACCTCGAGGAAGCGGTCGAGCGCGTCGAAGTGCCGACCGAAACCATCACCGAGATCAAGCGCGGCAAGAAGGTCCAGTCGGAGCGCAAGTTCATGCCGGGCTACGTGCTCGCCAAGCTGACCATGACCGACGATGTCTTCCACCTCGTCAAGAACACGCCCAAGGTCACGGGCTTTCTCGGGTTGAACGGCAAGCCGCAGCCGATCCCCGACGCCCAGGCCAATCGCATGCTCGACACCAAGGAAGAAACTGCCGACGCGCCCAAGCAGAAGATCTCGGTCGACTACGAGATCGGCGACAACGTCAAGGTGCTGGACGGCCCGTTCGCCAGCTTCACCGGCATCGTCGAGGAACTCAACTTCGAGCGCAATGTGGTCAAGGTTTCGGTCTCGATCTTCGGTCGCGCTACGCCGGTCGAACTGGAATTCGACCAGGTCGAACTGGTCAAGTAA